In one window of Caballeronia sp. TF1N1 DNA:
- a CDS encoding LUD domain-containing protein translates to MTTREAFLSKIRAAQPASRPLPDVPVFATPEGDLRTRFETALIAMGGTCVEAQSLDEVGAMIAQRFGDGAAVASAVAGIEGTRPITVDTVPSSLQDVDVGVVRGRFGVAETGSVWFSEKEYVVNSIGYIVQHLVVLLDPSQLVEGLQQVYRRPDFQSARYAVLVTGPSATADIEGVLIRGAQGVRSLTVVWLAA, encoded by the coding sequence ATGACGACTCGCGAAGCTTTTCTGTCGAAGATCCGCGCGGCGCAGCCCGCTTCGCGTCCGCTTCCCGATGTGCCCGTCTTCGCGACGCCCGAGGGCGATCTGCGCACGCGCTTCGAAACCGCGCTCATCGCCATGGGTGGAACATGCGTGGAAGCGCAGAGCCTCGACGAAGTCGGCGCGATGATCGCGCAACGTTTCGGCGATGGCGCAGCGGTGGCGTCGGCGGTGGCGGGAATCGAAGGCACGCGGCCGATTACGGTCGATACCGTTCCGTCGTCGCTTCAGGATGTCGATGTGGGCGTCGTGAGAGGGCGCTTCGGCGTGGCGGAGACTGGCTCCGTGTGGTTCAGCGAAAAGGAGTACGTCGTCAATTCAATCGGCTATATCGTGCAGCATCTCGTCGTGCTGCTCGATCCTTCGCAGCTCGTCGAAGGCTTGCAGCAGGTTTATCGACGACCCGATTTTCAGTCGGCCCGTTATGCGGTGCTGGTGACGGGGCCTTCGGCCACTGCGGATATCGAGGGCGTGCTGATTCGCGGCGCACAGGGCGTGCGATCGCTGACGGTTGTCTGGCTTGCTGCTTAG